One part of the Arthrobacter sp. EM1 genome encodes these proteins:
- a CDS encoding pyridoxamine 5'-phosphate oxidase family protein, giving the protein MNTETTPAPEFGLSIDQCWVLLDTEVVGRIALIVDGHPEIFPVNFALDRRSIVFRTAGGTKLWAAMTAKPIAFEIDGYDAHEQQAWSVVARGEAQLIESQEDKDAVDARLLEPWQPGDKGYYVRLSPKALTGRRFTVRNPDLWNTRLSDPRRASFE; this is encoded by the coding sequence ATGAATACAGAGACGACGCCCGCGCCCGAATTCGGGCTGTCCATTGACCAGTGCTGGGTCCTGCTGGACACGGAAGTGGTGGGGCGGATCGCCCTGATTGTGGATGGGCACCCGGAGATATTTCCGGTGAACTTTGCGCTAGACCGCCGCTCGATCGTCTTTCGCACCGCCGGTGGCACCAAACTCTGGGCGGCGATGACGGCGAAGCCGATCGCCTTTGAGATCGATGGCTACGACGCCCACGAACAGCAGGCGTGGAGTGTTGTTGCCCGCGGCGAGGCGCAGCTGATTGAGAGCCAAGAGGACAAGGACGCCGTCGACGCCCGCCTCCTTGAGCCGTGGCAGCCGGGCGACAAGGGCTACTATGTGCGGCTCTCCCCCAAGGCCTTGACGGGTCGCCGGTTCACAGTGAGGAACCCGGATCTGTGGAACACCCGCCTCTCTGATCCCCGCCGGGCCTCTTTCGAGTAG